In one window of Micromonospora cathayae DNA:
- the sigM gene encoding RNA polymerase sigma factor SigM, which yields MTGRGAETGGGPVGPPTVLPADSGPLAGTSDADLLRAHVAGDRDAFAELFHRHRDRLWAVAVRTIGDREEAADALQDALLSAHRAAARFRGDSAVTTWLHRIVVNACLDRIRRRQAHPTVPLPDGNRSDDTGATGGVEPAAPAPDHDTALVVRQALAQLPTEQRAALVLVDVQGYPVAEVARILDVAEGTVKSRCARGRARLAVLLGHLRTGSVPAGETAGRATDHVGRRPGADRNVPGVTDGNPRPPEGVGSGPGRSRQRADQREDS from the coding sequence ATGACCGGGCGTGGCGCGGAGACGGGCGGCGGGCCGGTCGGCCCGCCGACGGTGCTGCCCGCCGACTCCGGTCCACTGGCCGGCACGTCCGACGCCGACCTGCTCCGGGCACACGTCGCCGGTGACCGGGACGCCTTCGCCGAGCTGTTCCACCGGCACCGGGACCGCCTCTGGGCGGTGGCGGTACGCACCATCGGGGACCGGGAGGAAGCCGCCGACGCCCTCCAGGACGCGCTGCTCTCCGCACACCGCGCGGCGGCCCGCTTCCGGGGCGACTCGGCGGTCACCACCTGGCTGCACCGGATCGTGGTCAACGCCTGCCTGGACCGGATCCGTCGTCGTCAGGCCCATCCCACCGTCCCGCTGCCGGACGGCAACCGGTCGGACGACACGGGTGCCACCGGTGGCGTCGAGCCGGCCGCCCCGGCCCCGGACCACGACACCGCGCTGGTGGTCCGGCAGGCCCTCGCGCAGTTGCCGACCGAGCAGCGGGCCGCGCTGGTGCTGGTCGACGTACAGGGCTATCCGGTTGCCGAGGTGGCCCGGATCCTCGACGTGGCCGAGGGCACGGTGAAGAGTCGCTGCGCCCGGGGCCGCGCCCGGCTGGCCGTACTTCTCGGGCACCTGCGGACCGGCTCGGTGCCGGCGGGCGAGACCGCCGGGCGGGCCACCGACCACGTCGGCAGGCGTCCCGGGGCCGACCGGAACGTGCCGGGCGTCACCGACGGGAACCCACGACCTCCCGAAGGCGTCGGATCAGGGCCGGGGCGATCCCGGCAGCGCGCCGACCAGAGGGAGGACTCGTGA
- the trxB gene encoding thioredoxin-disulfide reductase produces MDEVRNLIIIGSGPAGYTAAVYAARANLKPLVIEGVQSGGALMTTTEVENFPGFADGILGPELMDNMRKQAERFGAEFLTDDVTRVELNDTGTPGSGAVSRVWVGETEYQARAVILTTGSAWRPLGVPGEQEYLGHGVSSCATCDGFFFRNQHIVVVGGGDSAMEEASFLTRFADSVTIVHRRDSFRASKIMAERALSNDKIKVEWNSVVEEILGADNKVTGVRLRNVHTGEAKVLDVTGVFIAIGHDPRSELFRGQVDLDDEGYVKVDAPGTRTNIPGVFAAGDLVDHTYRQAITAAGTGCAAALDAERFIATLS; encoded by the coding sequence GTGGACGAGGTCCGCAACCTGATCATCATCGGCTCCGGGCCGGCCGGTTACACGGCGGCGGTCTACGCGGCGCGCGCCAACCTGAAGCCCCTGGTCATCGAGGGCGTCCAGTCCGGTGGCGCGCTGATGACCACCACCGAGGTGGAGAACTTCCCCGGTTTCGCCGACGGCATTCTCGGTCCCGAACTGATGGACAACATGCGCAAGCAGGCCGAGCGGTTCGGCGCGGAGTTCCTCACCGACGACGTGACCCGGGTCGAGCTGAACGACACCGGCACCCCGGGTTCCGGCGCGGTCAGCCGGGTCTGGGTCGGCGAGACCGAGTACCAGGCCCGCGCGGTCATCCTCACCACCGGTTCGGCGTGGCGTCCGCTGGGTGTGCCCGGCGAGCAGGAGTACCTCGGCCACGGCGTGTCGTCCTGCGCCACCTGTGACGGCTTCTTCTTCCGCAACCAGCACATCGTGGTGGTCGGCGGTGGCGACTCCGCGATGGAGGAGGCGAGCTTCCTCACCCGGTTCGCCGACTCGGTCACCATCGTCCACCGGCGCGACTCGTTCCGGGCCAGCAAGATCATGGCGGAGCGGGCGCTGAGCAACGACAAGATCAAGGTCGAGTGGAACAGCGTCGTCGAGGAGATCCTCGGCGCCGACAACAAGGTCACCGGGGTACGGCTGCGCAACGTGCACACCGGCGAGGCCAAGGTGCTCGACGTCACCGGCGTGTTCATCGCGATCGGCCACGACCCGCGCAGCGAACTGTTCCGCGGCCAGGTCGACCTGGACGACGAGGGCTACGTCAAGGTCGACGCCCCGGGCACCCGGACCAACATCCCGGGCGTGTTCGCCGCCGGTGACCTGGTCGACCACACCTACCGGCAGGCGATCACCGCCGCCGGCACCGGCTGCGCCGCCGCGCTCGACGCCGAGCGGTTCATCGCCACCCTGAGCTAG
- the trxA gene encoding thioredoxin: MGTTTAVTDANFATDVLKSDKPVLVDFWAEWCVPCRKVAPLLEEIANEMGDQVRIVKLNIDENPETARAYRVMSVPTLTVFKDGEPVQSIAGAKPKGELVKLIQAAL, from the coding sequence GTGGGAACAACGACGGCGGTCACCGACGCCAACTTCGCCACCGACGTACTGAAGTCCGACAAGCCGGTACTGGTGGACTTCTGGGCCGAGTGGTGCGTGCCGTGCCGCAAGGTGGCACCGCTGCTGGAGGAGATCGCCAACGAGATGGGCGACCAGGTCCGGATCGTCAAGCTCAACATCGACGAGAACCCGGAGACCGCCCGCGCCTACCGGGTGATGTCCGTGCCGACCCTCACCGTCTTCAAGGACGGCGAGCCGGTGCAGTCCATCGCCGGGGCCAAGCCCAAGGGCGAGCTGGTGAAGCTGATCCAGGCCGCGCTCTGA
- a CDS encoding N-acetylmuramoyl-L-alanine amidase produces MRPIRPGDRGPAVREIRRVLTDLDLLAPAEGRLADAFDAATERAVRAFQQSRGLSVDGRVGAETWRALDAARWRLGARTLYHAVPEPITGEDVRSLQERLLEMGYDAGRADAIYGARTARALAQFQREVGLTPDGSCGPHTLDALRRLGRKVVGGRPQWLRESDAIRQSGPALVGRTVVIDPGHGGADPGVVVRDGPLRWTEADLVHDLASRLEGRLAAAGVRVQLTRGPSSPASCLPDADRAGLANSLGADVFISLHTDEHRNPAAEGVATYHYGTDNGVTSATGERLAGLVQREIVARTGLRDCRTHAKAWDLLRLTRMPAVRVEVGYLTSPQDRGRLVDPRFRDRVVEAIVAAVQRMFFPIEQDVPTGSIDVSELRAVVAAGRATE; encoded by the coding sequence GTGCGTCCGATCCGCCCCGGTGACCGGGGACCCGCCGTGCGGGAGATCCGCCGGGTCCTCACCGACCTCGACCTGCTCGCCCCGGCCGAGGGTCGGCTCGCGGACGCGTTCGACGCCGCCACCGAACGGGCCGTCCGGGCCTTCCAGCAGTCCCGGGGGCTGAGCGTGGACGGCCGGGTGGGCGCGGAGACCTGGCGGGCCCTCGACGCGGCCCGCTGGCGGCTCGGTGCCCGCACCCTCTACCACGCCGTACCGGAACCGATCACCGGCGAGGACGTCCGGTCGTTGCAGGAACGTCTCCTGGAGATGGGGTACGACGCCGGCCGTGCCGACGCCATCTACGGCGCGCGGACCGCCCGGGCGCTCGCCCAGTTCCAACGGGAGGTGGGGCTGACCCCGGACGGCTCCTGCGGCCCGCACACGCTGGACGCGTTGCGCCGGCTCGGCCGGAAGGTGGTCGGTGGCCGCCCGCAGTGGCTGCGCGAGTCCGACGCGATCCGGCAGTCCGGCCCGGCCCTGGTCGGCCGGACCGTGGTGATCGACCCGGGCCACGGGGGTGCCGACCCGGGGGTGGTGGTTCGCGACGGGCCGCTGCGCTGGACCGAGGCGGACCTGGTGCACGACCTGGCCAGCCGGCTGGAAGGGCGACTGGCCGCAGCCGGGGTACGGGTGCAGCTCACCCGCGGGCCGTCGTCGCCGGCCTCCTGCCTGCCGGACGCCGACCGGGCCGGGCTGGCGAACTCGCTCGGCGCCGACGTGTTCATCTCCCTGCACACCGACGAGCACCGGAACCCGGCCGCCGAGGGGGTGGCGACGTACCACTACGGCACCGACAACGGCGTCACCTCGGCCACCGGGGAACGCCTCGCCGGGCTGGTGCAGCGCGAGATCGTGGCCCGGACCGGGCTGCGGGACTGCCGTACCCACGCCAAGGCGTGGGACCTGCTGCGGCTCACCCGGATGCCGGCGGTACGCGTCGAGGTCGGCTACCTCACCTCGCCGCAGGACCGTGGCCGGCTGGTCGACCCCCGGTTCCGGGACCGGGTGGTCGAGGCGATCGTGGCCGCCGTACAACGGATGTTCTTCCCGATCGAGCAGGACGTGCCGACCGGCTCGATCGACGTCAGCGAGCTACGGGCCGTGGTGGCCGCCGGCCGGGCCACGGAGTGA